In Magnolia sinica isolate HGM2019 chromosome 12, MsV1, whole genome shotgun sequence, a single genomic region encodes these proteins:
- the LOC131221915 gene encoding uncharacterized protein LOC131221915, with protein sequence MAPDVNGAATNSNRSLYDRGSEAFWTIAEKLKEHLLDPGGMQRLDCILAFILRIDPYFASGNMLRSGAGLLRFINQLTWLLPSSHGSGRSECYKETMEEMQEKMEKMQEVINNNTDEAQEKTEKMQEVINNNMDEMQKKMEKMQKVINKKMKEMQKKMDKMEEEISYINYHNKILLERTKRCECPGGEISLRIGTMWVL encoded by the exons atggccccCGACGTGAACGGCGCCGCTACAAACTCCAACCGGAGTTTGTACGATCGGGGATCTGAGGCATTTTGGACGATCGCGGAGAAGCTGAAGGAGCACCTGCTCGATCCTGGAGGCATGCAGAGGCTGGATTGTATTTTAGCTTTCATCCTGAGAATCGACCCCTATTTCGCCAGCGGGAACATGCTCAGAAGCGGCGCAG GTTTGTTACGTTTCATCAACCAACTCACGTGGCTACTCCCGTCCAGTCATGGCAGCGGGAGATCCGAATGTTACAAGGAAACGATGGAAGAGATGCAAGAGAAGATGGAGAAAATGCAGGAAGTAATTAATAACAACACGGATGAGGCGCAAGAGAAGACGGAGAAAATGCAGGAAGTAATTAATAACAACATGGATGAGATGCAAAAGAAGATGGAGAAAATGCAGAAAGTAATTAATAAAAAGATGAAAGAGATGCAAAAGAAGATGGATAAAATGGAGGAAGAAATAAGTTACATCAATTACCATAACAAGATACTACTCGAGCGGACTAAGCGATGTGAGTGTCCTGGGGGGGAAATTTCACTTAGAATCGGTACGATGTGGGTCCTTTGA